From one Paramormyrops kingsleyae isolate MSU_618 chromosome 1, PKINGS_0.4, whole genome shotgun sequence genomic stretch:
- the gatd3 gene encoding glutamine amidotransferase-like class 1 domain-containing protein 3, mitochondrial isoform X2, with the protein MMGLKSMKLLRRILVHLSRGGAQVRMFAPDVAQMHVIDHGKGQPAEGESRNVLSESARIARGSISDLGHLDVSNHDAVIFPGGFGAAKNLSTFAVDGKDCEVNKDVERVLKDFHKAGKPIGLCCISPVLAARVLGKVEVTVGHEEEEGGKWPYAGTVQAIRALGAKHCVKDVTETHVDQKNKVVTAPAFMCDTQLHLIFDGIGAMVRDVLRLSGK; encoded by the exons ATGATGGGACTGAAATCCATGAAGCTTCTGC GCAGGATCCTGGTGCATCTCAGCCGGGGTGGAGCCCAAGTGAGGATGTTCGCGCCCGATGTAGCCCAGATGCACGTTATAGACCATGGCAAGGGCCAGCCTGCTGAGGGGGAATCCAG GAACGTGCTGTCTGAATCGGCCCGCATCGCTCGGGGCAGCATCAGTGACCTGGGTCACCTGGACGTCAGTAATCACGATGCCGTCATCTTCCCCGGGGGCTTCGGCGCCGCCAAAAACCT CTCCACCTTCGCAGTAGATGGGAAGGACTGTGAAGTGAATAAGGACGTGGAGCGTGTTCTGAAGGATTTCCACAAAGCTGGCAAACCCATTGG GCTCTGCTGCATCTCCCCCGTACTGGCGGCTCGGGTTTTGGGGAAGGTGGAGGTCACCGTGGGCCacgaggaagaggagggtgGGAAGTGGCCGTACGCTGGGACTGTCCAGGCCATCAGAGCGCTGGGAGCCAAACACTGCGTCAAAGATGTCACC GAGACCCATGTGGACCAGAAGAACAAAGTTGTGACAGCTCCAGCCTTCATGTGTGATACTCAGCTGCACCTGATCTTCGACGGCATCGGCGCCATGGTGAGAGACGTGCTCAGGTTGAGCGGGAAGTAA